In Terriglobales bacterium, one genomic interval encodes:
- a CDS encoding division/cell wall cluster transcriptional repressor MraZ, whose amino-acid sequence MFRGNHPTRVDEKGRLKVPAEFKRLIDEKYSAQFYITSVDGQRAQIYPFEEWERIEEKLARLSNFNPTKKKLLNRTNYYGQAVEMDAQGRLLIPPILRQAAQLRGEVAVLGNLTYLEVRNMEAFRKELEESPFTLEDEKTLDDLGI is encoded by the coding sequence ACTCAAGGTCCCGGCGGAGTTCAAGCGCCTGATCGACGAAAAGTATTCGGCCCAGTTCTACATCACCAGCGTGGATGGGCAACGGGCGCAGATTTACCCCTTCGAGGAGTGGGAGCGCATCGAGGAGAAGCTGGCCCGGCTGTCCAACTTCAATCCCACCAAGAAGAAGCTCTTGAATCGCACCAATTATTACGGCCAGGCCGTGGAGATGGATGCCCAGGGGCGCCTGTTGATTCCGCCCATTCTGCGCCAGGCGGCGCAGTTGCGGGGCGAGGTAGCGGTGCTGGGCAACCTGACCTACCTGGAAGTGCGGAACATGGAAGCGTTCCGCAAGGAGTTGGAGGAGAGTCCGTTCACGCTTGAGGACGAGAAGACCCTGGACGACTTGGGTATTTAA
- the rsmH gene encoding 16S rRNA (cytosine(1402)-N(4))-methyltransferase RsmH, which produces MAAGFASNAPQGGGHGTDGEFGHVSVLLKEAIDFLAIRRGGTYIDATLGSGGHAYAIARRLGAQGRLIGLDRDPAALAIARRRLEPPPAQREDWPQVVVEQAAFSELERWVTPGSADGLLADLGVSSLQFDDPRRGFSFQAEGPLDMRMDPRSERTADQVVNRLDEVTLAKVIYEFGEERRSRRIARAIVRARPIRNTAHLAQVISAAFRSMKPGRIHPATRTFQAIRIHVNRELEELGALLGAAPRVLRPGGRLVILSFHSLEDRMVKDALREGARQAVYAVLTRKPVPAGEPEIERNPRARSAKLRAAERLAE; this is translated from the coding sequence ATGGCAGCAGGGTTTGCAAGCAACGCCCCTCAGGGGGGCGGGCATGGCACGGATGGGGAGTTTGGCCATGTCTCGGTTCTTTTAAAAGAAGCGATCGATTTCCTGGCCATTCGGCGTGGCGGCACCTATATCGACGCCACCCTGGGCTCGGGCGGACACGCGTATGCCATCGCAAGACGCCTCGGCGCTCAGGGTCGTTTGATTGGGCTCGATAGGGATCCCGCCGCGCTCGCGATAGCCCGCCGGCGCCTGGAGCCGCCTCCCGCACAACGGGAGGACTGGCCGCAGGTGGTCGTCGAGCAGGCCGCATTCTCCGAACTGGAGCGTTGGGTGACTCCGGGTTCGGCGGATGGGCTGCTGGCCGACCTAGGCGTCAGCTCGTTGCAGTTTGACGATCCGCGGCGGGGGTTCAGTTTTCAGGCGGAAGGACCGCTCGACATGCGCATGGACCCGCGCAGCGAGCGCACCGCCGATCAAGTGGTAAATCGCCTCGACGAGGTCACACTCGCCAAGGTGATTTACGAATTCGGTGAGGAAAGGAGGTCGCGGAGAATCGCCAGAGCCATTGTCCGGGCGCGGCCGATACGAAACACCGCTCATCTAGCACAAGTCATATCGGCCGCGTTCCGGTCAATGAAACCCGGGCGCATTCATCCTGCGACGCGTACTTTCCAAGCAATCCGGATTCACGTGAACCGCGAACTGGAGGAGCTCGGGGCACTGCTCGGAGCAGCGCCCCGGGTCCTGAGGCCGGGAGGGAGGCTGGTGATCCTCAGCTTCCACTCGCTGGAGGACCGCATGGTGAAGGACGCGTTGCGGGAAGGTGCGCGCCAGGCAGTGTACGCCGTGCTGACTCGCAAGCCGGTCCCGGCCGGCGAACCGGAAATCGAGCGCAACCCGCGGGCCCGCAGCGCGAAACTGCGCGCGGCGGAGCGCCTGGCGGAATGA